A genomic window from Candidatus Kouleothrix ribensis includes:
- a CDS encoding DUF4388 domain-containing protein produces MALQGDLSDFSLTDIIQLLNLSKKTGAVFLQGQRGQQQLDGWLYFRDGKIIGATLGQLPPLESAYAFFTFAAGPFRFHDDVTLDTPTITQSNEMIIMEGAMYQETWAKIQEHVPSLSMVPQLVTNPSSTGSEINLEADEWRVLTMVNAKNTVAQIAQRSGLGEMRTCEIIAQLLASGLIQKREVNLAEVLFPELDRIAVAALGLSGQALLHDSYGRAGIREQARVTPDQIQSALGAFEAAAVRAFGAERIGPVLADLRAHTQAVLSSL; encoded by the coding sequence ATGGCACTGCAAGGCGACCTTAGCGATTTCTCGCTCACCGATATTATTCAGCTGTTGAATCTGAGCAAGAAGACCGGCGCAGTCTTTCTACAGGGCCAGCGCGGCCAGCAGCAGCTCGACGGCTGGCTGTATTTCCGCGACGGCAAGATCATCGGCGCAACACTCGGCCAGCTGCCACCGCTCGAGTCGGCCTACGCCTTCTTCACATTTGCCGCCGGCCCCTTCCGCTTCCACGACGATGTGACTCTCGATACGCCAACTATCACGCAGAGTAACGAGATGATCATCATGGAAGGCGCCATGTATCAGGAGACCTGGGCCAAGATCCAGGAGCACGTTCCATCGCTGAGCATGGTGCCGCAGCTGGTCACCAACCCCTCTTCAACCGGCAGCGAGATCAACCTCGAGGCCGATGAGTGGCGCGTGCTGACTATGGTGAACGCGAAGAATACGGTGGCACAGATCGCCCAGCGGAGTGGCTTGGGCGAGATGCGCACCTGCGAGATTATCGCACAGCTGCTGGCGAGCGGCCTGATTCAGAAGCGCGAGGTTAACCTGGCCGAGGTGCTGTTCCCCGAACTTGATCGGATCGCCGTTGCGGCGCTGGGCCTCTCGGGCCAGGCGCTGTTACACGATTCGTATGGGCGCGCCGGCATCCGCGAGCAGGCCCGCGTCACCCCCGACCAGATCCAGTCGGCGCTGGGGGCCTTTGAGGCTGCGGCGGTGCGCGCGTTTGGCGCCGAGCGGATCGGCCCGGTGCTGGCCGATCTGCGCGCCCATACCCAGGCGGTGCTGAGCAGCCTGTAG
- a CDS encoding GTPase domain-containing protein, whose product MALINVATREIHCKVVYYGPGMGGKTSNLQYIHSQVPKEAKGDLLSIATETERTLFFDFLPLDLGTVGPKDRKFQVRFHLYTVPGQVLYERTRTAVLNGADGVVFVADSQKHKMEENLKSLRELANNITKNLGKNFRDFPIVLQYNKRDLKNVATVEELDRYLNPPALKMGWQRYPAVAYSGEGVLDTLKAISKLVISKL is encoded by the coding sequence ATGGCCCTGATCAATGTTGCAACGCGCGAGATCCATTGCAAGGTCGTGTACTACGGCCCTGGCATGGGCGGTAAGACGAGCAATCTCCAGTATATTCACTCGCAGGTGCCTAAAGAAGCCAAAGGCGACCTGCTTTCGATTGCGACTGAGACCGAGCGTACGCTGTTCTTCGACTTCCTGCCGCTCGATCTTGGTACTGTCGGCCCGAAAGATCGTAAGTTCCAGGTGCGCTTTCACCTGTACACCGTGCCGGGCCAGGTGCTCTACGAGCGCACGCGTACGGCGGTGCTCAACGGCGCCGACGGCGTGGTGTTTGTGGCCGACTCGCAGAAGCACAAGATGGAAGAGAATCTGAAGAGCCTGCGCGAGCTTGCAAACAATATCACTAAGAACCTTGGTAAGAATTTCCGCGACTTCCCGATCGTGCTTCAATACAATAAGCGCGATCTTAAGAATGTCGCTACCGTCGAAGAACTCGATCGCTACCTCAACCCGCCAGCACTCAAGATGGGCTGGCAACGCTACCCGGCGGTGGCCTACTCGGGCGAGGGTGTGCTCGATACGCTTAAGGCGATCAGTAAACTGGTAATCAGCAAGCTGTGA
- the der gene encoding ribosome biogenesis GTPase Der, whose amino-acid sequence MKPIVALVGRPNVGKSTFFNRLIGQRKAIVEDIPGTTRDRLYGDSDWNGRVFTVVDTAGLLFEEPDDSAPLAEIARRVREQAELAIAEADLIVFMVDAVEGMTTADAEVAEVLRNTYKPVVLAANKADNSERALNAVEFYALNLGDPIPMSAYHGIGTGDVLDRVTEQMPIVEADDDDAAVKIAIVGRPNVGKSSLLNRLIGQERSVVSAVPGTTRDSIDTPLDYAGTRVLLIDTAGIRRRGKIERGIEKYSVMRALRTIERADVALLLIDAEEGVTAQDTHIAGMILDQLKGVAILVNKWDLIVKDNETFNAFTRQVRDQFNFIPYAPLLFISAATGQRVDQVIALALEIAQERQRRISTSELNTLLRQAAYDHPPTAVHKGAHLRIYYATQPQAAPPVFLFFANDAEQVHWGYGRYLENRIREKYGFTGTPIKIVFRGRDENDEKDGKKKPR is encoded by the coding sequence ATGAAACCAATAGTTGCCCTGGTCGGCCGCCCCAACGTGGGCAAGTCGACCTTCTTCAACCGGCTGATCGGCCAGCGTAAGGCGATCGTCGAGGATATTCCCGGCACCACGCGCGACCGCCTGTATGGCGATAGCGATTGGAACGGCCGCGTATTCACCGTCGTCGATACGGCCGGGCTGCTGTTCGAAGAACCGGACGACTCGGCGCCGCTGGCCGAGATCGCGCGGCGCGTACGCGAGCAGGCCGAGCTGGCCATCGCCGAGGCCGACCTGATCGTGTTTATGGTCGATGCGGTCGAGGGCATGACCACCGCCGACGCCGAGGTGGCCGAGGTGTTGCGCAATACCTACAAGCCGGTGGTGCTGGCCGCCAATAAGGCCGATAACAGCGAGCGCGCACTCAATGCCGTCGAGTTCTATGCACTCAACCTCGGCGATCCCATCCCCATGAGCGCCTACCACGGTATCGGCACCGGCGATGTGCTCGATCGCGTCACCGAGCAGATGCCGATCGTCGAAGCGGACGACGACGACGCGGCCGTGAAGATCGCGATCGTCGGCCGCCCCAACGTCGGCAAGTCGTCGCTGCTGAACCGCCTGATCGGCCAGGAGCGCAGCGTGGTCAGCGCGGTGCCTGGCACCACGCGCGACAGCATCGACACGCCGCTCGACTATGCCGGCACGCGCGTGCTGCTGATCGACACGGCCGGTATTCGCCGGCGCGGCAAGATCGAGCGCGGTATCGAGAAGTATAGCGTGATGCGCGCGCTGCGGACGATCGAGCGGGCCGACGTAGCGCTGCTGCTGATCGATGCGGAAGAGGGTGTGACCGCGCAAGATACCCATATTGCTGGCATGATCCTCGATCAGCTCAAGGGTGTGGCCATCCTGGTGAACAAGTGGGACTTGATCGTCAAAGATAACGAAACCTTCAATGCCTTCACGCGGCAAGTGCGCGACCAGTTCAACTTCATCCCGTACGCGCCGCTGCTCTTCATCTCAGCCGCCACCGGCCAGCGCGTCGATCAAGTGATCGCGCTGGCGCTCGAGATCGCGCAAGAGCGCCAGCGGCGCATCAGCACATCCGAGCTGAATACGCTGCTGCGCCAGGCGGCCTACGATCATCCGCCCACAGCCGTACACAAAGGCGCACATCTGCGGATCTACTATGCGACTCAGCCACAGGCCGCGCCGCCGGTGTTTCTGTTCTTCGCGAACGACGCCGAGCAGGTTCACTGGGGCTATGGGCGCTACCTCGAGAACCGCATCCGCGAGAAGTATGGCTTCACCGGCACACCGATCAAGATCGTGTTTCGCGGCCGCGATGAGAACGACGAGAAAGACGGCAAGAAAAAGCCGCGCTGA
- the purH gene encoding bifunctional phosphoribosylaminoimidazolecarboxamide formyltransferase/IMP cyclohydrolase: MRALISVSDKRGLDAFGAGLQALGFELFSTGNTARSLAAAGIAVQSVSTLTGFPEILDGRVKTLHPAVHSGILARRDRPEHMAALAEHGLEAIDLVAVNLYPFATTIAQPHTTFEAAIEQIDVGGPAMLRAAAKNHQHVLVLVSPDDYDAILAALRDGSVTPELRRHLAARAFAHTAAYDAAIAAYLAPEPFPATLPLAFSKAQDLRYGENPHQPAALYGEFGQFFEQLHGKDLSYINILDIAAAQELIEEFPATEGAALAIVKHTNPCGVGVGATQLEAWERAFATDREAPFGGIIALNQPLGLALAQAIDAIFTEIIIAPAFSDDALALLLRKKNRRLIRALQRVSGEARPLLHSVPGGVLVQQADRAALADEPLRVVTQRAPSEAELRALRFGWRVAKHVKSNAIVYAAADRTLGIGAGQMSRVDSSRLAVWKAQNAGLSLDGAAVASDALFPFPDGVEAAAAAGATAVIQPGGSLRDDAVIAAADRLGLAMVFTGRRHFRH; the protein is encoded by the coding sequence GTGCGTGCCCTGATCAGCGTTTCGGATAAGCGGGGCCTGGATGCGTTCGGCGCGGGGCTTCAGGCGCTTGGCTTCGAGCTTTTTTCGACCGGCAATACCGCGCGCAGCCTGGCCGCTGCCGGCATCGCGGTTCAATCGGTTAGTACGCTGACCGGCTTCCCAGAAATACTCGACGGCCGGGTCAAGACACTGCATCCGGCGGTGCATAGCGGCATTCTGGCGCGCCGCGATCGGCCCGAGCACATGGCGGCGCTGGCCGAACACGGGCTTGAAGCGATCGACCTGGTGGCGGTTAACCTGTACCCGTTTGCCACAACCATCGCGCAACCACACACAACATTCGAAGCGGCAATCGAGCAGATCGACGTGGGCGGGCCGGCTATGCTGCGTGCGGCCGCCAAGAATCATCAGCACGTGCTGGTGCTGGTAAGCCCCGACGATTATGACGCGATCCTGGCTGCGCTGCGCGACGGCAGTGTGACACCCGAGCTACGCCGGCACCTGGCCGCGCGGGCGTTTGCCCACACCGCCGCCTACGATGCCGCGATTGCGGCCTACCTGGCGCCCGAGCCGTTCCCGGCTACGCTGCCGCTGGCCTTCAGTAAGGCCCAGGATCTGCGCTATGGTGAGAACCCGCACCAGCCGGCAGCGCTGTATGGCGAGTTCGGCCAGTTTTTCGAGCAGCTACATGGCAAAGACCTGTCGTATATCAATATTCTCGATATTGCTGCCGCACAAGAGCTGATCGAAGAGTTCCCCGCTACCGAGGGGGCGGCGCTGGCGATCGTCAAGCACACTAACCCATGCGGCGTAGGTGTGGGTGCGACCCAACTCGAGGCCTGGGAGCGTGCCTTCGCGACTGATCGCGAGGCACCGTTTGGCGGGATCATCGCGCTGAATCAGCCGCTCGGCCTGGCGCTGGCCCAGGCGATCGACGCGATCTTCACCGAGATTATTATTGCACCGGCATTCAGCGACGACGCGCTGGCGCTGCTGCTGCGCAAGAAGAATCGCCGGCTCATACGCGCGTTGCAGCGCGTGTCGGGCGAGGCGCGCCCGCTGCTGCATAGTGTGCCCGGCGGTGTGCTGGTGCAGCAGGCCGACCGTGCGGCGCTGGCCGACGAGCCGCTGCGCGTGGTAACGCAGCGCGCACCCAGCGAGGCCGAGCTGCGCGCGCTGCGCTTTGGCTGGCGGGTGGCCAAACACGTCAAATCAAACGCGATCGTGTACGCCGCCGCCGACCGTACGCTCGGGATTGGCGCCGGCCAGATGAGCAGGGTCGATAGTTCGCGCCTGGCGGTGTGGAAAGCCCAGAACGCCGGGCTATCGCTGGACGGCGCGGCCGTGGCCAGCGACGCGCTCTTCCCGTTCCCCGACGGCGTCGAGGCCGCAGCGGCGGCCGGTGCTACGGCCGTGATCCAGCCCGGCGGCTCGCTGCGCGACGACGCCGTGATCGCCGCCGCCGACCGGCTGGGCCTGGCGATGGTGTTCACAGGCCGGCGTCACTTCCGCCACTAG
- a CDS encoding GAF domain-containing protein, with protein sequence MNYQRVIDTIRRANAIAANHELDALLDQMVDLFIEVVDAAAGTLYLYDADTDELIFKVVKGDSQSLQLLGRRFPAARGIVGAALRERKPIFISDVERDPRWERRLGEVSHLPLRTVYCLPLLLRERVIGVVQVFNLAASAIDEESDLALLHDLADRMASEIEKAHLLEQANTRQRRLNALVDIISRLTTTLDRHELLTRIMDHARELLEVEATSVWELDQQHDPPLLRLHVATGDRSERLTALTLGLGEGIIGQVVKTGQRLLVEDVSKDAHHYKQADAQSGFVTRSILCVPLRAPGIDLGQERGEINPSIIGGAQALNKLNGGTFSQDDIDLFETLAGQAATVLQVARLNEDTYKLFMGVIKVVAGAIDAKDPYTQGHSQRVSEFAVAIADELGLARADVNHVRIGGILHDVGKIGVPDAILKKRGGLSPDEFEEIKKHPERGYEIMRQEELRWLLRKELPALLEHHERLDGRGYPHHLTADQISPIGKIVHVADVFDALTSDRPYHAGRTADEAFAILQSGAGTDFDAACVAALLRARANGNVATQREREQPG encoded by the coding sequence ATGAACTACCAGCGCGTGATCGATACGATCCGGCGCGCAAATGCGATTGCGGCCAACCACGAGCTCGATGCGCTGCTCGATCAGATGGTCGACCTGTTTATCGAGGTGGTTGATGCGGCGGCTGGTACGCTGTATCTGTACGACGCCGATACCGATGAGCTGATCTTCAAAGTCGTCAAGGGCGACTCGCAGAGCCTGCAGTTGCTGGGCCGGCGCTTCCCAGCCGCCCGCGGTATCGTCGGGGCCGCGCTGCGCGAGCGCAAGCCGATCTTCATCAGCGATGTCGAGCGCGACCCGCGCTGGGAGCGGCGCCTCGGTGAAGTCTCGCACCTGCCGCTGCGCACAGTCTACTGCCTGCCCTTGCTGCTGCGCGAGCGCGTGATCGGCGTGGTGCAGGTGTTCAACCTCGCGGCCTCGGCGATCGACGAAGAGAGCGATCTGGCGCTGCTGCACGACCTGGCCGACCGTATGGCCAGCGAGATCGAGAAGGCCCACCTGCTCGAACAGGCCAACACCCGCCAGCGCCGGCTCAACGCGCTGGTCGATATCATCTCGCGCCTGACTACCACACTCGATCGGCACGAGCTGCTGACTCGGATCATGGATCATGCCCGTGAGCTGCTCGAAGTCGAAGCAACCTCGGTGTGGGAGCTCGACCAGCAGCACGACCCACCGCTGCTGCGGCTGCATGTCGCTACCGGCGACCGCAGCGAGAGGCTCACGGCGCTGACGCTCGGCCTTGGCGAGGGCATTATCGGCCAGGTGGTCAAGACCGGCCAGCGCTTGCTGGTTGAAGACGTCAGCAAAGATGCGCATCACTACAAGCAGGCCGATGCGCAGAGCGGCTTCGTCACACGCTCGATCCTGTGCGTGCCACTACGCGCACCTGGTATTGATCTTGGCCAGGAGCGCGGCGAGATCAACCCGAGCATTATCGGCGGCGCGCAGGCGCTCAACAAGCTTAATGGCGGCACCTTCTCGCAAGACGACATCGACCTGTTCGAGACGCTGGCCGGCCAGGCCGCGACAGTGCTGCAGGTGGCCCGGCTCAACGAAGATACCTACAAGCTGTTCATGGGCGTGATCAAGGTCGTCGCCGGCGCGATCGATGCGAAAGACCCCTACACTCAGGGCCACTCGCAGCGCGTGTCGGAGTTCGCGGTGGCGATTGCCGACGAGCTGGGCCTGGCGCGCGCCGATGTCAACCACGTGCGCATCGGCGGCATCCTGCACGATGTTGGCAAGATCGGCGTGCCCGACGCAATTCTCAAGAAGCGCGGCGGGCTCAGCCCCGACGAATTCGAGGAGATCAAGAAGCACCCCGAGCGTGGCTACGAGATCATGCGCCAGGAAGAGCTGCGCTGGCTGTTACGCAAAGAGCTGCCGGCGCTGCTCGAGCATCACGAGCGGCTCGATGGGCGTGGCTACCCGCATCACCTCACCGCCGATCAGATCAGCCCGATCGGCAAGATCGTGCATGTGGCCGATGTGTTCGACGCACTCACCAGCGATCGGCCCTACCACGCCGGTCGCACCGCCGATGAGGCCTTCGCGATCTTGCAGAGCGGCGCCGGTACCGACTTCGACGCAGCCTGCGTGGCGGCACTGCTGCGCGCCCGTGCCAACGGCAATGTCGCAACCCAGCGCGAGCGCGAGCAGCCTGGCTAA
- a CDS encoding roadblock/LC7 domain-containing protein — translation MDPQLTSQIVPVEEIRQIEECLSRLVEDTSGNYVLLLDKSGQVIASQGDANRQDITALGALIAGTFASSREVAKLLREKDFRSMFTQGVRDNIFLALVEDQWILCIIFNKGTHIGLVKVLTKKATDALAQVLERVRETHKAREDVLGSSFRTSMEDTIDLLFRD, via the coding sequence ATGGATCCACAGCTCACAAGTCAGATCGTTCCGGTCGAAGAGATTCGCCAGATTGAAGAGTGTCTATCGCGGCTGGTCGAAGACACCAGCGGCAATTATGTGCTGCTGCTCGACAAGAGCGGCCAGGTGATCGCCAGCCAGGGCGATGCCAATCGCCAGGATATCACGGCGCTGGGTGCGCTGATCGCCGGCACGTTCGCGTCGTCGCGCGAGGTGGCGAAGCTGCTGCGCGAGAAAGACTTTCGGAGCATGTTTACCCAGGGCGTGCGCGATAATATCTTCCTGGCACTGGTCGAAGATCAGTGGATTCTGTGCATTATCTTCAACAAAGGCACGCATATTGGCCTGGTGAAGGTGCTGACGAAAAAGGCTACCGACGCGTTGGCGCAGGTGCTCGAGCGCGTGCGCGAGACGCACAAGGCCCGTGAGGATGTGCTTGGCTCGTCATTCCGAACATCCATGGAAGATACGATCGATTTACTCTTCCGCGACTAA
- a CDS encoding GAF domain-containing protein has protein sequence MEPQARWALVIDSDLTAHSIYRQVLGTLGFGIELHDQGAQAILALTRRNFDMVLLDPSTPGVHGIELLALVYRQPAPAAIVVVGAGLRHGMINDSMRDSAPGLLNKPFSANALRTMIEVTIAEYDANRASAIRLVTGGMSRVIVEEDLRHLYRQIVRIVLASFQADRASLMLWDDGSDRVHVAASEGIPFTQPGNIGAPLHDSVSGWVIRHVEPLLLDPDGDLPFDMQSSWRSTELCSGMCVPLAVRGRVLGVLTAARCCDCARYTGADLQHMIPLACHVSAMLENLQLQNQSYRRTQFLVRLYNLGSALLAASELAEVLRIATEYLNESLLDARGYIFLREDEAPGIGLVQALSSASPSSIDPEDLRDEPGLVGLVLADGVARLRYAADQPDLAVWEQPLLEQADHALFCVALKTDLSIYGAIEIAGRPAAMGEEDLQYLAAAAALIAPAIEKAQRHGVVTRSEARYDMMFQQAADAILLIDVRTSAIVLANPAAERLSGYSQIELMAIPPARLIGSGHTRRSTVTVADVLSGKATEYDGHLRTRSGYNVPISLTASWLEHAATPYLMLVVRNDTENQRQAQRKTQQEKLAGMTRLTAMIAHEVNNPMQALHNTLHLLLNREFSEEKRLRLLSMAQMEVDRLAATVRRMLDLHRPADEDMRPVSVHSLLESVLASAAPQLQQHHILLERNWADPLPRVVGIGGHLKQVFYDLVANAIEAMPDGGRLLVRTRLDVSSDPLAQVLIEFVDSGPGIPESEAQVIFEPFYTTKRANVGLGLAVSYSIIERHGGLLSMSSNGIGSTFRVQLPAMQAATL, from the coding sequence ATGGAGCCACAGGCACGTTGGGCACTGGTCATTGATAGCGATCTGACCGCCCATTCGATCTACCGGCAGGTGCTGGGCACGCTTGGGTTTGGTATCGAGCTGCACGACCAGGGCGCGCAGGCCATTCTGGCGTTGACACGCCGTAACTTCGACATGGTGCTGCTCGATCCAAGTACGCCCGGTGTGCATGGAATCGAGCTGCTGGCGCTGGTGTATCGCCAGCCGGCCCCGGCCGCGATCGTAGTGGTGGGGGCCGGCCTACGCCACGGTATGATCAACGACTCGATGCGCGATTCGGCGCCAGGCCTGCTGAATAAGCCGTTCAGCGCCAATGCACTGCGCACCATGATCGAGGTGACGATTGCCGAGTACGACGCGAACCGGGCATCCGCTATTCGGCTGGTTACCGGTGGTATGAGCCGTGTGATTGTCGAGGAGGATCTGCGCCATCTGTACCGCCAGATCGTGCGAATCGTACTGGCGAGCTTTCAGGCCGATCGCGCCTCGCTGATGCTGTGGGACGATGGTAGCGATCGGGTTCATGTGGCAGCCTCTGAAGGCATACCATTCACGCAGCCGGGCAATATTGGGGCGCCCCTGCACGATAGCGTTTCGGGCTGGGTCATCCGCCATGTTGAACCATTACTGCTCGATCCCGACGGCGATCTACCATTCGATATGCAGAGTAGCTGGCGTAGCACTGAGCTATGCTCGGGGATGTGCGTGCCGCTGGCGGTGCGTGGCCGCGTATTGGGCGTGCTGACGGCGGCGCGCTGCTGCGACTGTGCGCGCTACACCGGAGCAGATCTCCAGCATATGATCCCGCTGGCGTGCCATGTGTCGGCGATGCTCGAGAACCTGCAGCTTCAGAACCAATCATACCGGCGTACACAGTTCCTCGTACGGCTGTACAACCTGGGCAGCGCGCTGCTGGCCGCAAGCGAGCTTGCCGAGGTCTTGCGGATCGCCACCGAGTACCTGAATGAGTCGCTGCTCGATGCACGCGGGTACATCTTCCTGCGCGAAGATGAGGCGCCTGGCATTGGCCTGGTGCAAGCGCTGAGTAGCGCCTCGCCCAGCTCGATCGACCCCGAGGATCTGCGCGATGAGCCGGGCCTGGTGGGGCTTGTGCTGGCCGACGGGGTCGCGCGCCTGCGCTATGCCGCCGATCAGCCTGATCTGGCTGTATGGGAGCAGCCGCTACTCGAACAAGCCGATCATGCGCTGTTTTGTGTCGCGCTCAAGACCGATCTATCGATCTATGGTGCGATCGAGATCGCCGGGCGCCCGGCAGCGATGGGCGAGGAGGATCTGCAGTACCTGGCTGCGGCCGCGGCGCTGATTGCGCCGGCGATCGAGAAGGCGCAGCGCCACGGTGTGGTGACGCGCTCGGAGGCGCGCTACGACATGATGTTCCAGCAGGCGGCCGATGCGATCCTGCTGATCGATGTGCGCACCTCGGCGATTGTGCTGGCGAACCCGGCCGCCGAGCGCCTGAGCGGCTATAGCCAGATCGAGCTCATGGCGATCCCCCCTGCACGCTTGATTGGCTCGGGCCACACGCGCCGTAGCACCGTGACGGTGGCCGATGTGCTATCGGGCAAGGCGACGGAGTACGATGGCCACTTGCGTACCCGCAGCGGCTACAATGTGCCGATCTCGCTCACTGCCAGCTGGCTCGAGCACGCCGCTACACCCTACCTGATGCTGGTGGTGCGCAACGATACCGAGAACCAGCGCCAGGCCCAACGCAAGACCCAGCAAGAGAAGCTTGCCGGGATGACCCGCCTGACGGCCATGATTGCGCACGAAGTCAACAACCCCATGCAGGCGCTGCATAACACGCTGCACCTGTTGCTGAACCGCGAGTTCAGCGAAGAGAAGCGGCTGCGGCTGCTGAGCATGGCCCAGATGGAGGTCGATCGGCTGGCAGCGACGGTGCGGCGCATGCTCGATCTGCACCGGCCGGCCGATGAAGATATGCGCCCGGTGTCGGTGCATAGCCTGCTCGAAAGCGTGCTGGCAAGCGCGGCTCCGCAGCTCCAGCAGCACCACATCCTGCTCGAGCGCAATTGGGCCGACCCGCTGCCGCGCGTGGTGGGCATCGGTGGGCACCTCAAGCAGGTCTTCTACGACCTGGTGGCAAACGCGATCGAGGCGATGCCTGACGGCGGGCGGCTGCTGGTGCGCACGCGCCTCGACGTAAGTAGCGACCCGCTGGCACAGGTGTTGATCGAGTTTGTCGATAGCGGGCCAGGCATCCCCGAAAGCGAAGCTCAGGTGATCTTCGAGCCGTTCTACACCACCAAGCGTGCGAACGTTGGGCTCGGGCTGGCCGTGAGCTATAGTATCATCGAACGCCACGGCGGGCTGCTGTCGATGAGTAGCAACGGCATCGGCAGTACGTTTCGGGTGCAGCTGCCGGCGATGCAGGCGGCTACACTGTAG
- a CDS encoding bifunctional phosphoribosyl-AMP cyclohydrolase/phosphoribosyl-ATP diphosphatase HisIE — MKFDEQGLIPAVVQHARSGEVLMLGYMNEQALQQTLATRQVTFWSRSRQALWTKGATSGNLLRLVEIRQDCDGDALLVQAEPAGPTCHTGEPSCFYRGLDEAVLAQRLPPSGILIELTDIINQRAATRPEGSYTAKLLNGGVDRIGKKIGEEAAEVIIAAKNAAPDELSWELADLLYHSLVLLVQQGVPLEAVWRELRRRHG, encoded by the coding sequence GTGAAATTCGACGAACAGGGCCTGATCCCGGCAGTGGTGCAGCACGCCCGTAGCGGCGAGGTACTCATGCTCGGCTACATGAACGAGCAGGCGCTCCAGCAGACGCTGGCTACCCGGCAGGTGACCTTCTGGAGCCGCAGCCGCCAGGCGCTGTGGACCAAAGGAGCGACGTCGGGGAACCTGCTCAGGCTGGTCGAGATTCGCCAGGACTGCGATGGCGATGCGCTGCTGGTGCAGGCCGAGCCAGCCGGGCCGACCTGCCATACCGGCGAGCCGAGCTGCTTTTATCGCGGGTTGGACGAGGCGGTGCTCGCGCAGCGGCTGCCGCCGAGCGGCATCCTGATCGAACTGACCGACATCATCAACCAGCGCGCAGCCACGCGCCCCGAGGGGTCGTATACGGCCAAGCTGCTGAATGGCGGAGTCGATCGGATCGGCAAGAAGATCGGCGAAGAGGCCGCCGAAGTGATTATCGCGGCGAAGAATGCCGCACCCGATGAACTAAGCTGGGAGCTAGCCGATCTGCTGTATCACAGCCTGGTGCTGCTGGTACAACAGGGTGTGCCGCTCGAAGCTGTATGGCGTGAACTACGTCGGCGCCATGGTTAA